In the Pyrolobus fumarii 1A genome, one interval contains:
- a CDS encoding molybdopterin-containing oxidoreductase family protein, whose amino-acid sequence MADSVYRVVCPRDCYDTCVLLVEVENGVVVRVRGDPSHPVTRGVACPRAAGDPLRLVRGRIRYPYLRVGGKPDGRLVRVSWSEALDIAAAKLREVLREYGPSSVLHIDYAGNMGIVTWYYTRRFWNAIGAASTDYSLCSNTGHEAIGLHYGLSYGVLPEEFEKMEMIVFWGVNAAVSAVHMWLLALRARRERGSLLATVDPRVTETARASDIHLRPRPGTDVALAYGIARHLIVNDLVDKEFIERYTYGFERFAEEAIKWTPERVERVTGVPRRLMERFAEEYAARKPSVVFIGMGLARTPNGPDIIRAVSLLPALVGQHRGFYYSNSRGWLVNLALVTGEAYGAKPARIVSMAELGELLARGKFHYVYIYGVNAVESLPASHLVAKGLARSDVFVVVHDTHWNTTTRYADLILPAPTYLEKTDLPLSYSHATLTLSKMVVEPLGESKAEYEVIWELAKRLGVKDEWLYEDPLDTITKALEDALQEGSIRDLLEGRLVRLRQRPRDEYQTPTGRVEFYSTRAAKLGLNPLPQHRDLILAPDEYILLTGTHPLYTNSQFRETYGPHPPVVHVNPTDAKRNGIREGDRIALYNDHGEVHLKARVTDAVPEKTLWTTRHVIGLNGKPINVLAPPSRHMIGGTPILSAIKVKIRILA is encoded by the coding sequence TTGGCCGATAGTGTCTATCGCGTGGTTTGCCCGAGAGACTGTTACGACACTTGCGTGCTCCTCGTGGAGGTGGAGAATGGCGTTGTTGTGCGTGTTCGTGGTGATCCCTCTCACCCGGTGACGAGGGGCGTTGCGTGCCCGAGGGCAGCGGGTGACCCACTCCGGCTTGTTCGTGGTCGGATAAGGTACCCCTACCTGCGGGTAGGTGGTAAGCCGGATGGCAGGCTCGTTAGGGTGTCGTGGAGTGAGGCTCTGGATATCGCGGCGGCTAAGCTTAGAGAGGTGCTCAGGGAGTATGGGCCTAGCTCGGTACTCCACATAGACTATGCTGGTAACATGGGTATCGTGACCTGGTACTATACTCGTCGCTTCTGGAACGCCATAGGAGCGGCCTCTACGGACTACAGCCTCTGTAGCAACACGGGACACGAGGCTATCGGGCTACACTATGGGCTTAGTTATGGCGTTCTGCCCGAGGAGTTCGAGAAGATGGAGATGATAGTCTTCTGGGGTGTTAACGCGGCAGTCAGCGCCGTACACATGTGGCTCCTGGCGCTACGCGCTAGGAGGGAGAGAGGCAGCCTCCTAGCGACCGTCGACCCCCGCGTAACAGAGACGGCTCGCGCATCGGACATCCACCTAAGGCCCAGGCCAGGGACGGACGTCGCGCTCGCCTACGGGATAGCGAGACACCTCATAGTCAACGATCTGGTCGATAAGGAGTTCATAGAGAGGTACACCTACGGGTTCGAGAGGTTCGCCGAGGAGGCGATCAAGTGGACCCCGGAGAGGGTGGAGCGCGTAACCGGCGTACCCAGGAGGCTCATGGAGAGGTTCGCGGAGGAGTATGCCGCTCGTAAGCCGAGCGTGGTGTTCATAGGCATGGGGCTGGCGAGGACGCCAAACGGCCCCGACATTATAAGGGCGGTTTCACTCCTACCAGCGCTGGTAGGCCAACATCGCGGCTTCTACTACAGCAACAGTAGAGGATGGCTCGTAAACCTGGCGTTAGTCACCGGGGAGGCCTATGGCGCGAAGCCGGCCAGGATAGTGAGTATGGCGGAGCTTGGCGAGCTGCTCGCAAGGGGAAAGTTCCACTACGTGTACATCTACGGGGTTAACGCGGTGGAGTCCCTGCCAGCGTCACACCTAGTAGCGAAGGGCCTTGCAAGGAGCGACGTGTTCGTGGTGGTGCACGACACCCACTGGAATACGACAACACGTTACGCTGACCTGATACTCCCGGCGCCAACGTACCTAGAGAAGACGGACCTCCCTCTCAGCTATAGCCATGCCACGCTAACCCTAAGCAAGATGGTGGTAGAGCCTCTCGGAGAGAGCAAGGCAGAGTATGAAGTGATATGGGAGTTAGCTAAGAGACTAGGTGTTAAAGACGAGTGGCTCTACGAGGACCCGTTAGACACCATAACCAAGGCGTTGGAGGACGCGCTCCAGGAGGGGAGCATAAGAGACCTGCTCGAGGGAAGACTAGTAAGGCTACGCCAGAGACCCAGGGACGAGTACCAGACCCCCACCGGCAGGGTAGAGTTCTACTCGACTAGAGCCGCGAAGCTAGGCCTAAACCCACTCCCCCAACACCGGGACCTAATCCTAGCCCCCGACGAGTACATACTCTTGACCGGGACGCACCCCCTCTACACCAACAGCCAGTTCCGCGAGACGTACGGTCCGCACCCGCCAGTAGTCCACGTGAACCCCACCGACGCGAAGAGAAACGGCATAAGAGAGGGGGACAGGATAGCACTCTACAATGATCATGGCGAGGTGCACTTAAAGGCGCGTGTGACGGACGCGGTACCCGAGAAGACGCTATGGACGACGCGGCACGTAATAGGCCTCAACGGGAAGCCGATAAACGTGCTCGCACCGCCATCGAGGCACATGATAGGAGGAACGCCGATACTCAGCGCGATAAAAGTCAAGATACGAATCCTTGCCTAG
- the hcp gene encoding hydroxylamine reductase — MRCDQCSMSLAGGCTIRGVCGKDPDLNALQEALIYGLKGVSAYYYHAYELGYKDDEIGAFLAEALYTTLTNVNFDKKRFIELILETGRIHLKTMELLDKAYVETFGVPTPVEVPTGTEEGHGILVTGHSYKALYELLKQIREMGLEDEIKVYTHSEMLPAHSYPKLREFKALYGNWGGSWVYQRQEFSEFPGVIVATSNCVVPPLKQYADRIYTTSVAGLEGVPHIGDYNFEAVIKHALKTPRMKKVEGGKIVTGFHHTNVLPLLDKIIELINEGKIRHIFVIGGCDVPNPKMGYYEKLTQMLPKDTIILTAACGKFRYNRRDYGTIEGIPRFLDFGQCNNVYSIIVLAAELAKRLGKDLNQLPVTIVLSWLEQKAIAILYTLLYLGIKGIYIGPRPPEFLTPSVFEELRKRFDLRLISTPEEDLPKMLAKGTTLSDDSPLSA, encoded by the coding sequence ATGAGATGTGACCAGTGTAGTATGAGCCTAGCAGGCGGCTGTACCATAAGAGGTGTTTGTGGTAAAGACCCGGATCTCAACGCGCTCCAGGAGGCCCTCATCTACGGGCTTAAGGGCGTGTCAGCCTACTACTACCACGCCTATGAGCTGGGCTACAAGGATGACGAGATAGGCGCTTTCCTCGCCGAGGCGCTGTACACGACACTAACCAACGTGAACTTCGACAAGAAGCGTTTCATCGAGCTGATACTTGAGACGGGCAGGATACACCTCAAGACAATGGAGCTACTAGACAAGGCGTATGTCGAGACGTTCGGGGTCCCGACGCCAGTCGAGGTTCCCACCGGAACCGAGGAGGGGCACGGCATACTCGTAACCGGGCACTCCTACAAGGCGCTATACGAGCTGCTCAAGCAGATCAGGGAGATGGGTCTCGAGGACGAGATAAAGGTCTACACGCACTCTGAGATGCTCCCAGCCCACTCTTACCCGAAGCTACGCGAGTTCAAGGCGCTCTACGGCAACTGGGGAGGCAGCTGGGTCTACCAGAGGCAGGAGTTCAGCGAGTTCCCCGGCGTGATAGTAGCTACCAGCAACTGTGTCGTGCCACCACTCAAGCAGTACGCGGACAGAATCTACACCACGAGCGTCGCGGGCCTGGAGGGTGTGCCGCACATAGGCGACTACAACTTCGAGGCGGTGATAAAGCATGCGCTCAAGACGCCGAGGATGAAGAAAGTAGAGGGCGGTAAGATTGTGACCGGCTTCCACCACACCAACGTGCTCCCACTGCTAGACAAGATAATCGAGCTGATCAACGAGGGTAAGATACGCCACATATTCGTCATAGGCGGGTGTGACGTACCCAACCCCAAGATGGGCTACTACGAGAAGCTCACACAGATGCTACCGAAAGACACGATAATACTCACGGCTGCCTGTGGAAAGTTCCGCTACAACCGCCGCGACTATGGCACCATAGAGGGTATACCGAGGTTCCTCGACTTCGGGCAGTGTAACAACGTCTACTCGATAATAGTGCTGGCTGCCGAGCTGGCAAAGAGGCTCGGAAAGGATCTCAACCAGCTACCGGTAACCATAGTGCTAAGCTGGCTAGAGCAGAAGGCAATAGCGATACTCTACACGCTCCTATACCTAGGCATCAAGGGCATATACATAGGGCCAAGGCCGCCAGAGTTCCTCACACCAAGCGTCTTCGAGGAGCTAAGGAAGAGGTTCGACCTTCGCCTAATAAGCACCCCCGAGGAAGACCTGCCAAAGATGCTAGCCAAGGGTACAACGCTCTCCGACGACTCCCCGCTATCCGCCTAA
- a CDS encoding transcriptional regulator, which yields MKTNAFEVAYRYVYPSVRKRLVEKLSEKGLTQTEIAKLLHITQSAVSRYLSAERGAPLDLKPYPDIDAELEQLAQEILSSHPDEYQIHYHLVRISLEVLRRGYACQLHATIDPGLDPKKCKTCIILFNSPTAKQALEAN from the coding sequence ATGAAGACGAACGCTTTCGAAGTAGCCTACCGCTACGTCTACCCATCGGTCAGGAAGCGGCTAGTCGAGAAGCTCAGCGAAAAGGGCCTAACCCAGACAGAGATAGCCAAGCTACTCCACATAACACAGTCGGCAGTCTCACGCTACCTATCAGCCGAGCGAGGAGCCCCACTAGACCTCAAACCCTACCCGGACATAGACGCCGAGCTGGAACAGCTAGCCCAGGAGATACTATCAAGTCATCCAGACGAATACCAGATACATTACCACCTAGTCCGCATATCCCTCGAGGTGCTCAGGCGAGGCTACGCATGCCAACTCCATGCAACCATAGACCCCGGACTAGATCCCAAAAAATGCAAGACATGTATAATACTCTTCAATTCTCCGACCGCAAAACAAGCACTAGAAGCAAATTGA
- a CDS encoding glycosyltransferase family 4 protein produces MKQRYDIRRFTTDNTETDKLRILIMLKDRLPASFSNYIRYLAEGIRRIAKSRIELLFIHINDFKGLACKDKGHDRIVLHIPFLGDGSYPRLYDLLKAKMCKMKVVVTLHGFNTCAARHELMARSMPCPHEYCSTKRVLYDVRKKILWNIISRIALVDAIITPSWSEKNVLMKCLGIPEKRIYVIHHGVDTDLYRPRSRKECSHILAKYKIGDSYILHVSNYQPVKNVERIVAAYALLKRKFGIKEKLVIAGRQPRERILRLAISLGLNPRDIIFTGVVSRDDLPCLYSAAKVLVMPSIHESFGMPILEAMACGCPVVTSSVYACVEVSDNAALIVDPFDVKEIAMSVYKILADDELRAELIRRGITRTKSFTWEKSVLMHLKVYETVTGSR; encoded by the coding sequence TTGAAGCAGAGGTACGATATAAGGAGGTTTACCACGGACAATACCGAGACTGATAAATTACGAATCTTGATAATGCTAAAGGACAGACTTCCAGCTTCATTTTCCAACTACATAAGATACTTAGCTGAAGGCATTAGAAGGATTGCAAAATCACGTATTGAGTTGCTTTTCATACACATTAACGATTTTAAAGGCTTAGCTTGTAAGGATAAAGGTCACGATAGGATAGTTCTACATATACCCTTCCTAGGAGACGGCAGTTACCCAAGATTGTATGACTTACTTAAAGCGAAAATGTGCAAAATGAAAGTCGTAGTGACGTTACACGGTTTCAACACTTGTGCAGCACGTCACGAGCTAATGGCCCGAAGCATGCCATGTCCACATGAATATTGCAGTACTAAACGAGTATTATATGATGTTAGGAAGAAAATACTGTGGAATATCATTTCAAGAATAGCGTTAGTAGATGCCATTATCACTCCTTCTTGGTCGGAGAAAAATGTCCTAATGAAATGCCTAGGAATACCAGAGAAACGTATATACGTAATACACCATGGTGTGGACACTGATTTGTATAGACCTCGTTCGCGGAAGGAATGTTCCCATATCCTAGCCAAATACAAAATTGGTGATAGTTACATCCTTCACGTGAGCAATTATCAACCTGTGAAGAACGTCGAAAGGATAGTTGCCGCATATGCTCTACTTAAGAGGAAGTTTGGAATTAAAGAGAAGCTCGTTATTGCCGGTAGACAGCCCCGAGAGCGAATATTACGCCTCGCTATTAGCCTTGGTTTAAACCCTAGGGATATCATCTTTACCGGGGTAGTTTCAAGAGACGATCTCCCATGCCTATATAGTGCCGCTAAAGTACTTGTAATGCCAAGCATACATGAGAGCTTTGGCATGCCCATCCTTGAGGCTATGGCCTGTGGATGTCCAGTGGTGACATCAAGCGTTTATGCATGTGTAGAAGTTTCTGATAATGCAGCTCTGATTGTTGACCCATTTGACGTGAAGGAAATTGCAATGAGTGTTTATAAAATACTTGCAGATGATGAATTGAGAGCGGAGCTTATACGTAGAGGCATAACCAGAACAAAATCGTTCACTTGGGAGAAATCAGTCTTAATGCATCTTAAAGTGTATGAGACTGTTACTGGATCAAGGTGA
- a CDS encoding FkbM family methyltransferase produces the protein MIKLIASRAYLFVRSTLNKMLIPKGFVAVKVNDNQLFFFDPSNSSQGFLLYTTGKYGSGTELLAQLFFSHIIKNGYVVVDVGAHFGFYTLIAAAKVGKSGLVMAFEPSKTNFRVLRVNILANRLTNVKLYKVALADENGRAVLGVPRGRLSGENTLAVNPSQAEQLEVVEVRRFDEIAEEEGISKVDVVKIDVEGAEYKVLKGFGNYLDTCKYIILEVHPSQMVKLGTSPKELYALLNRHGYNLYWLDKKAGIIPVSHNRLMSKILTRHHLICAKQDLELDKIRLRLMKYDLIVKSSFTRRQRLAMLFNNPKYIFRRQNI, from the coding sequence GTGATAAAGCTAATTGCGTCAAGAGCTTACCTGTTTGTAAGAAGCACGTTAAACAAAATGCTGATACCCAAGGGTTTTGTAGCAGTGAAAGTTAATGATAATCAATTGTTCTTTTTCGATCCCTCTAACTCCTCTCAGGGATTTCTGCTTTACACCACTGGCAAGTATGGATCTGGAACAGAACTATTAGCACAATTGTTCTTTTCACACATTATTAAGAATGGTTATGTTGTTGTCGACGTCGGGGCTCATTTTGGTTTTTACACTCTGATTGCAGCTGCAAAAGTTGGTAAATCCGGACTCGTCATGGCCTTTGAACCTAGTAAAACGAACTTCCGCGTCTTAAGAGTGAACATCTTAGCAAATAGACTTACAAATGTTAAGCTTTACAAGGTAGCATTGGCGGATGAGAATGGTAGAGCTGTTTTAGGTGTTCCTAGAGGGCGCTTGTCCGGAGAGAATACACTAGCTGTTAACCCTTCACAAGCAGAGCAGCTTGAAGTTGTTGAAGTAAGAAGGTTTGACGAGATAGCGGAAGAAGAAGGGATAAGCAAAGTGGATGTCGTAAAGATAGATGTTGAGGGAGCAGAGTATAAGGTTCTCAAGGGATTCGGGAATTATCTGGACACATGTAAGTATATAATCTTAGAGGTTCATCCAAGCCAGATGGTTAAGCTTGGTACAAGCCCAAAGGAACTCTACGCTTTGCTAAATAGACATGGTTACAACCTATATTGGCTCGACAAGAAAGCTGGGATTATCCCCGTATCCCATAACAGGCTTATGTCCAAGATATTGACGCGACATCACCTGATTTGCGCAAAACAAGACTTAGAATTGGACAAAATAAGACTAAGGCTTATGAAGTATGACTTGATAGTTAAATCCTCATTTACTAGAAGACAGAGGTTGGCAATGTTGTTTAACAATCCCAAGTATATATTTAGAAGACAAAATATCTAA
- a CDS encoding alkaline phosphatase family protein, with product MIGIDGGNWHVLHWLINDGYMPNLKEITTRGASGILISLIPPVTAPAWLSIATGLTPGETGVIDFFKVIDTSSYSLELVSAKDYKGRSIWDYASLIGYKVAVLDYPLLYPAYQVNGIMVSSWGGKVTTYPEDYINTIRELVGEYNIIVSYNNIEYNDLDLFLEHIEKAANVKLRVSNHTLSLAKWDLFVDVISFTDWLQHRMWHVIDNNHPLHRRVPNVGYYRRRFAELWSILDEYIGKIRDNFDIVIIVSDHGFGPHWGVLNIVKLFEAKGLIKIRRLSSKERLLARIIDIVRHTKLRNIIPKRARTVGRKMYKQLRSINKHLDIDASLVIIPEFTIPFGGVFVNSKFSDKRDDIIKKIVDALRWIEENTNGNVRIRYWLKEEIYDGPYVEKLPDIILAVNDWKSVVVKSLEGPIYKDDVYSPRHTGSHRMEGIIIVDGTRVKKKNIKAHVTDVAPTLMYIMGLPIPSNIKGRVLREIVELDREPIHVDPTYYAKLRLRMKLRQTLRPDKPT from the coding sequence TTGATAGGTATCGACGGTGGTAATTGGCACGTACTACATTGGTTAATTAACGACGGTTATATGCCAAATTTAAAGGAGATTACAACGAGAGGAGCAAGTGGCATTTTAATTTCACTTATACCGCCGGTAACCGCACCTGCTTGGCTTTCTATAGCAACTGGTTTAACACCTGGTGAAACAGGCGTAATTGACTTCTTTAAGGTCATTGATACGAGTAGTTATAGTCTGGAACTAGTCTCTGCAAAGGATTATAAAGGAAGGTCTATATGGGATTATGCCTCATTAATTGGTTATAAAGTTGCAGTGTTAGACTACCCGCTTCTGTACCCGGCTTACCAGGTAAATGGTATCATGGTATCATCGTGGGGTGGTAAGGTCACAACATACCCAGAGGACTACATTAATACCATTCGCGAGCTAGTAGGCGAGTATAACATAATAGTCAGTTACAACAATATAGAGTATAATGACCTTGATTTATTCCTTGAGCACATCGAGAAAGCAGCCAATGTAAAGCTACGGGTGTCTAACCATACCCTCAGCCTTGCTAAATGGGATCTGTTCGTAGATGTCATCTCCTTTACGGACTGGCTTCAACATAGAATGTGGCATGTTATAGATAATAACCATCCTCTGCATCGTAGAGTTCCTAATGTAGGGTATTACCGAAGACGTTTTGCTGAACTCTGGTCGATCCTAGACGAGTATATCGGAAAGATTAGGGACAACTTTGACATCGTGATAATAGTCTCTGATCATGGTTTTGGACCACACTGGGGAGTACTAAACATCGTCAAGTTGTTTGAAGCTAAGGGACTTATCAAGATACGTAGATTGAGCAGCAAAGAAAGATTGCTAGCCAGGATAATTGACATTGTAAGACACACTAAACTGCGTAATATTATTCCTAAAAGAGCCCGCACTGTAGGCAGAAAGATGTATAAGCAACTTAGAAGCATCAACAAACATTTAGACATTGATGCGAGCTTAGTCATTATACCTGAGTTCACAATACCCTTCGGGGGCGTATTTGTCAATAGCAAGTTTAGCGATAAGCGCGATGATATAATAAAAAAGATTGTTGACGCGCTTAGATGGATCGAAGAGAATACCAACGGTAATGTGAGAATAAGATACTGGTTGAAAGAGGAGATATATGATGGCCCATATGTGGAAAAATTGCCGGATATAATACTTGCCGTTAATGACTGGAAGAGTGTGGTAGTAAAGAGCCTCGAGGGTCCTATCTATAAGGATGACGTCTATTCTCCTCGGCATACCGGAAGCCACAGAATGGAAGGTATAATCATCGTGGATGGCACGAGAGTCAAGAAGAAGAATATCAAAGCCCATGTGACAGATGTTGCACCAACATTGATGTACATCATGGGATTGCCTATACCATCTAATATTAAAGGACGTGTTCTACGAGAAATAGTGGAACTAGATAGGGAGCCCATACATGTTGACCCAACATATTATGCTAAGCTTAGACTCCGCATGAAGCTAAGACAAACGCTGAGACCGGATAAACCAACATGA
- the rfbC gene encoding dTDP-4-dehydrorhamnose 3,5-epimerase, which yields MPFRLFKRLDIPDVVLIEAVRFHDQRGFFQELYKRTDFLANNVPYDFVQVNVSFSRRGVVRGLHYQLKPMEQGKLVTVLRGRIVDVAVDIRRGSPWYGKHVMVELSEDKPLLLWIPPGFAHGFQALEDSVVLYLVTKEYSPSHERCIRWDDPDLGIPWPMRDNVILSEKDKRCPSFRDAESNFDYPL from the coding sequence ATGCCTTTTCGCCTCTTTAAGCGTCTCGATATACCCGACGTTGTTCTGATAGAGGCTGTGAGGTTTCACGATCAGCGTGGCTTCTTCCAGGAGCTTTACAAGAGGACTGATTTCCTTGCTAACAACGTGCCGTATGACTTCGTGCAGGTTAATGTGAGCTTCTCGAGGAGGGGTGTTGTTAGGGGTTTGCACTACCAGTTGAAGCCTATGGAGCAGGGTAAGCTCGTGACCGTACTAAGGGGTAGGATTGTGGATGTAGCGGTTGACATTAGGAGGGGGTCGCCTTGGTACGGGAAGCATGTGATGGTGGAGCTCTCGGAGGATAAGCCTTTGCTTCTTTGGATTCCTCCGGGGTTTGCCCACGGTTTCCAGGCGCTCGAGGATAGTGTTGTGCTCTACCTGGTGACTAAGGAGTATTCTCCGAGCCATGAGCGTTGCATACGCTGGGATGACCCGGACCTGGGTATACCATGGCCGATGAGGGACAACGTGATACTTAGCGAGAAGGATAAGAGGTGCCCGTCGTTTAGAGACGCTGAGTCGAACTTCGACTACCCCCTCTAG
- a CDS encoding glycosyltransferase family 2 protein yields the protein MPYPKVTIIWLNYNSMPIIEDVLASLEGVKNLDYPNYELIVVDNGSTDGSYEKVKSFIEEKLGSRAKILRMNTNLGFTGGVNAAFQARDPESKYVILLNNDAMPEPDSVTRLVEEMEARPYLGAAQGIILDPRTGLIDTAGEYLSEYIFGASYLHGKPPTAMKKPVYITYAYGAYSIWRVEAVLKANNTNRMFYDELFAYCDDNVLGLKLWHAGYRVASFPFIAARHSRGSTFGRVKPYRVYLSARCWSFLYHATNITTKAKLVIRLLYTRKLFTVPLAVKNLGLFKQFLKAWRDGKRIAERVVEKEGRIDITKAPLIKLKPIDIAKLLVAARLLKVDRRVVEERFSLEET from the coding sequence GTGCCGTACCCCAAGGTCACGATAATATGGTTGAACTACAACAGCATGCCGATAATAGAGGATGTACTTGCATCCCTCGAGGGCGTCAAAAACCTAGACTATCCTAACTACGAGCTCATAGTGGTTGACAATGGCTCAACGGACGGCAGCTACGAGAAGGTAAAGAGCTTCATAGAGGAGAAGCTCGGAAGCCGCGCCAAAATACTCCGCATGAATACCAACCTAGGCTTCACCGGCGGCGTCAACGCGGCCTTCCAGGCACGCGATCCAGAATCGAAATACGTCATCCTTCTGAACAACGATGCCATGCCCGAGCCGGATAGCGTAACGCGGCTTGTCGAAGAGATGGAAGCGAGACCATACCTTGGCGCAGCTCAAGGTATAATACTTGATCCCAGAACCGGATTGATAGACACAGCTGGCGAGTACCTAAGTGAGTACATATTCGGCGCCTCTTACCTCCATGGCAAGCCGCCGACAGCTATGAAGAAACCAGTCTACATAACCTATGCCTACGGTGCCTACTCCATCTGGCGCGTGGAGGCCGTGTTGAAAGCAAATAATACAAACCGCATGTTCTACGATGAGCTGTTCGCCTATTGCGACGATAATGTTCTTGGGCTTAAACTGTGGCACGCCGGGTACCGGGTAGCATCCTTCCCCTTCATAGCGGCGAGACACTCTAGGGGTTCGACATTTGGGCGCGTCAAGCCATACCGTGTGTACCTCAGCGCCAGGTGCTGGTCCTTCCTCTACCACGCGACCAACATAACCACCAAGGCTAAGCTAGTCATAAGGCTACTCTACACCAGGAAGCTGTTCACAGTGCCGCTCGCAGTCAAAAACCTAGGACTATTCAAGCAGTTCTTGAAAGCGTGGCGTGACGGTAAGAGGATAGCAGAGAGGGTCGTAGAGAAAGAGGGGCGCATAGACATCACCAAGGCGCCTCTCATCAAACTCAAACCCATTGACATCGCGAAGCTACTTGTGGCGGCGAGGCTGTTGAAGGTGGATAGGAGGGTTGTAGAGGAGAGGTTCAGCCTCGAGGAGACATGA
- the rfbD gene encoding dTDP-4-dehydrorhamnose reductase: MRILVTGSSGLLGHKLVGLLEHKGFDIIALYRSKPPATCSECIKLQLDLTEPERLVDVVQEHKPDVVFHLAAFTNVDACEKEREMAWRVNTLSTIALVRASVRVGARIVYISTDYVFDGRRGQYREDDAPSPINYYGLTKLAGETPVLAANGVVVRTSGIYGSGPGKKTFPIVVIEKLGRGEEIHAAIDQWYSPTLNTLLARALLTLLEKLDEAVEHGVLHIAGSRVSRYEFALMIAEKFGLPKDLVKPVKLEELQFIAPRPRDSSLDVTLARQLVGSVPFWDHEAALEELRRELRQTG; this comes from the coding sequence GTGAGGATACTGGTGACTGGCTCCTCCGGCCTACTCGGCCACAAGCTTGTAGGACTCCTCGAGCACAAGGGGTTCGACATCATAGCACTCTACCGTTCAAAGCCCCCCGCGACGTGCAGCGAGTGCATCAAGCTGCAACTCGACCTGACCGAGCCCGAGAGGCTCGTAGATGTAGTGCAAGAGCATAAGCCCGATGTAGTGTTCCACCTTGCCGCCTTCACTAATGTCGACGCCTGCGAGAAGGAGAGGGAGATGGCATGGAGGGTTAACACGCTCTCGACAATCGCGTTGGTTAGGGCCTCGGTGCGCGTCGGAGCCCGCATCGTATACATCTCGACGGACTACGTGTTTGACGGGAGACGCGGCCAGTATCGTGAGGATGACGCCCCATCGCCCATCAACTACTATGGCTTGACGAAGCTCGCGGGAGAGACACCCGTACTCGCAGCTAACGGTGTAGTCGTGAGAACGAGTGGAATCTACGGCAGCGGGCCGGGCAAGAAGACCTTCCCGATAGTCGTTATCGAGAAACTAGGGAGAGGAGAGGAGATACACGCAGCCATAGACCAGTGGTACTCCCCCACACTCAACACTCTCCTGGCGCGTGCGCTGCTAACACTCCTAGAGAAGCTGGACGAGGCCGTTGAACACGGGGTTTTGCACATCGCCGGGTCGAGAGTGAGTAGGTATGAGTTCGCACTCATGATAGCCGAGAAGTTCGGGCTGCCAAAAGACCTGGTTAAGCCTGTAAAACTCGAGGAGCTGCAGTTCATCGCGCCGCGTCCGCGAGACTCTAGCCTAGATGTTACGCTGGCGCGGCAACTGGTTGGTAGCGTGCCATTCTGGGATCACGAGGCTGCCCTAGAGGAGCTTAGGAGGGAGTTAAGGCAGACAGGCTAA